Proteins from one Triticum aestivum cultivar Chinese Spring chromosome 7A, IWGSC CS RefSeq v2.1, whole genome shotgun sequence genomic window:
- the LOC123151956 gene encoding uncharacterized protein has translation MRRSSSGARVSEGGDASSSGHRGDGTALPTFDPQSAAGRREAARTRALGRAVHCIPLLLLLCALVLWLSAASTSPAHLD, from the exons ATGCGGCGGTCGTCGAGCGGGGCGCGCGTGTCGGAGGGCGGCGACGCGTCCTCGTCGGGCCACCGCGGCGACGGCACGGCGCTCCCGACGTTCGACCCGCAGTCGGCGGCGggccggcgggaggcggcgcggaccCGGGCGCTGGGGCGCGCCGTGCACTGCATcccgctgttgctgctgctctgcGCCCTCGTGCTCTGGCtctccgccgcctccacctccccgGCTCACCTCG ACTGA
- the LOC123148147 gene encoding protein OVEREXPRESSOR OF CATIONIC PEROXIDASE 3 encodes MATTVVPLAAAMAAAPRSLLLGAPDPFPFLGIRPLLCRSPRGVACALRRPSKYKNKIKNEVVVAEDDIDGSDEDDDDDEGGLEALFKQLEEDLKNDDLSVEDDDDDDEISEEDMARFEQVLAEAIGDVDVADESAVDLVSGSEVVGNDEAADPVERPELKSWQLRRLARAMQIGRRKTSIKNLAGELGLDRGLVIELLRNPPPELLLMSDSLPDEAPSKPETKEIEPSPVADEVVVDEIDATEANPQMDLPVHVMSTEWSAQKRLKKAQLETLEKVYFKSKRPTNTMISSIVQVTSLPRKTIIKWFEDRREQDGVPDRRAAYMRSLSETMAS; translated from the exons ATGGCGACGACGGTGGTGCCGCTCGCCGCGGCCATGGCCGCCGCTCCAAGGTCTCTCCTCCTGGGCGCTCCAGACCCCTTCCCGTTCCTCGGGATCCGCCCGCTCCTCTGCCGCTCTCCGCGCGGCGTCGCCTGCGCCCTTCGCCGACCTTCCAAGTACAAG AATAAAATTAAGAACGAGGTGGTGGTAGCAGAGGATGACATTGATGGCAGtgacgaggatgacgacgacgacgagggtgGGTTGGAAGCGCTTTTCAAGCAGCtggaagaagatctgaagaacgaCGATTTGTCTgtcgaggatgatgatgatgatgatgaaatatCAGAGGAAGACATGGCCAGGTTTGAACAGGTATTGGCAGAAGCCATTGGAGATGTCGATGTTGCTGATGAATCTGCAGTAGATTTGGTGTCAGGCTCCGAAGTTGTTGGTAATGATGAGGCAGCAGATCCAGTCGAACGGCCAGAGCTTAAAAGCTGGCAGCTCCGGAGATTGGCTCGTGCAATGCAAATTGGTCGGCGTAAAACTAGT ATAAAGAATCTTGCAGGGGAGCTTGGCCTGGATAGGGGTTTGGTCATTGAATTGCTCCGCAATCCGCCTCCAGAACTTCTACTTATGTCTGATTCTTTGCCTGATGAAGCCCCCTCTAAACCTGAAACTAAGGAAATAGAGCCCTCTCCAGTAGCTGATGAGGTTGTAGTTGATGAGATTGATGCCACTGAAGCCAATCCACAGATGGACCTTCCGGTTCATGTCATGAGCACAGAATGGTCTGCGCAGAAAAGGCTGAAAAAGGCGCAACTGGAAACACTGGAAAAGGTTTACTTCAAATCCAAACGCCCCACT AATACTATGATCAGTAGCATAGTTCAAGTTACAAGCCTTCCACGAAAGACCATTATTAAGTGGTTTGAGGATAGAAGGGAGCAAGATGGTGTACCAGACCGTCGTGCCGCATACATGAGATCCCTATCTGAGACAATGGCTAGTTGA
- the LOC123148148 gene encoding MAPK kinase substrate protein At1g80180, translating into MEGLQRSSSTFRRSGSSGLVWDERFLTEGAEAQAAGEGGADDAQPEMRRSRSTGGVGMMLRRGGDDKKQQQQQQKKKEQQGQKKKDEERDPQVFRTKEVAPDVDPPSPRVSGCILCAIFGGSGSGSGSSPAARRGRAKPKRKQRPAA; encoded by the coding sequence ATGGAAGGGTTGCAGAGATCGTCCTCGACTTTCAGACGGTCCGGCTCGTCGGGCCTGGTGTGGGACGAGCGGTTCCTGACCGAGGGCGCCGAGGCGCAggccgccggcgagggcggcgccgatgacgcccagcCGGAGATGCGGCGCTCCCGGAGCACCGGCGGCGTCGGGATGATGCTgcgccggggcggcgacgacaagaagcagcagcagcagcagcagaaaaagaaggagcaacaagGCCAGAAGAAGAAGGACGAGGAGCGCGATCCCCAGGTGTTCCGGACCAAGGAGGTGGCCCCGGACGTGGACCCGCCGTCGCCGAGGGTGTCCGGCTGCATCCTCTGCGCCATCTTCgggggctccggctccggctccggctccagcccCGCGGCGCGCCGAGGCCGCGCCAAGCCGAAGAGGAAGCAAcggccggcggcgtga